CCAGGCGATTGCAAACCGCATGACCGCTCAGATCAAAGGGATGACCCAGGCTGCACGTAACGCCAACGACGGTATCTCCATGGCGCAGACTGCTGAAGGTTCCCTGAACGAAATCAACAGCAACTTGCAGCGTGTCCGTGAACTGGCTGTTCAGGCAAGCAACGGCACCAACAGCGCATCTGACCTGTCATCCCTGCAGGATGAAGTTAAAGCGCGTCTGGCTGAAATCAACCGCGTTGCAGGCAAAACTGACTTCAACGGCATCAAACTGCTGGACGGCACTGCTGGTACTGCTGGTAAAGTTAAAATTCAGGTTGGCGTAAACGACGGCGACACCATCGATCTGGACCTGAGCGGTGCTAAAGCTGACACCACTACTCTGGGCGTGAACGCTATCGACCTGACAGCAATGACCGCTACTGACCTGGACACCATCGACAAAGCTATTGCTAAAGTTGATACCGCTCGTTCCGGTCTGGGTGCTGTGCAGAACCGCTTCACTTCTGCAATCAACAA
This region of Enterobacter asburiae genomic DNA includes:
- a CDS encoding flagellin gives rise to the protein MAVINTNLMSLTTQNNLNKSQSSLGTAIERLSSGLRINSAKDDAAGQAIANRMTAQIKGMTQAARNANDGISMAQTAEGSLNEINSNLQRVRELAVQASNGTNSASDLSSLQDEVKARLAEINRVAGKTDFNGIKLLDGTAGTAGKVKIQVGVNDGDTIDLDLSGAKADTTTLGVNAIDLTAMTATDLDTIDKAIAKVDTARSGLGAVQNRFTSAINNLNNTSNNLSAAQSRIQDADYATEVSNMSRAQILQQAGTSVLSQANQVPQTVLSLLR